In Bradyrhizobium sp. 1(2017), one DNA window encodes the following:
- a CDS encoding outer membrane protein, producing the protein MRRRARDLLAAVLALGCGAATGTPATAGDTAPVFSWTGFYAGVHAGYGTGDGNAASVDPGALLALFPGVNNATSTASAPFTLGVDQSGGLGGLQAGYNWQAGHLLAGVEADVSVSGIGGRASGSYALRPVFLVGDFDNYTGMVTVTQDIDYLGTLRGRLGHASSNWLLYATGGLAWAHVKASLNSGHARLTNNLIIAGFPGALDGHASASGFNLGYAVGGGGEWSFAPRWSLKAEYLYLNLGHQLALSIPGTSLQARDIELHTFRVGLNRQVSP; encoded by the coding sequence ATGAGACGCCGTGCGAGGGATTTGCTGGCTGCTGTTCTGGCACTTGGCTGTGGGGCGGCGACGGGCACCCCCGCGACGGCCGGCGACACCGCTCCAGTCTTCAGCTGGACCGGTTTCTACGCGGGTGTTCACGCCGGCTACGGCACCGGCGATGGCAATGCTGCATCCGTCGACCCCGGCGCACTTCTGGCGCTGTTTCCCGGCGTCAACAATGCGACGTCGACGGCATCTGCACCGTTCACGCTCGGTGTCGATCAGTCCGGTGGGCTGGGCGGATTGCAGGCCGGCTATAATTGGCAGGCCGGCCATCTGCTCGCCGGTGTCGAAGCCGACGTCAGCGTCTCCGGGATTGGCGGGCGGGCATCGGGCTCTTATGCGCTGCGACCCGTTTTCCTCGTCGGCGATTTCGACAATTACACCGGCATGGTGACGGTGACTCAGGATATCGACTATCTCGGCACGCTGCGTGGCCGCCTGGGTCACGCCAGCAGCAATTGGCTGCTTTATGCGACGGGCGGTCTCGCCTGGGCGCATGTCAAGGCGAGCCTCAACAGCGGCCATGCACGCCTGACCAACAATCTGATCATTGCGGGATTTCCCGGCGCGCTGGATGGTCACGCCTCGGCGAGTGGCTTCAATCTCGGATATGCGGTCGGCGGCGGCGGAGAATGGTCGTTCGCGCCGCGTTGGTCGCTCAAGGCGGAGTATTTGTATCTCAACCTTGGCCACCAGCTCGCGCTGTCCATTCCCGGGACAAGCCTGCAGGCCAGAGACATCGAGCTTCACACATTCAGGGTCGGCCTGAACCGGCAAGTTTCGCCGTGA
- a CDS encoding AraC family transcriptional regulator: MTQPQLSFDGDPNGPAYERWREQFCRQVANVDFVPVGEGRVHRTIAPAILPRLRLSASFGTPMSFVSLGTNDELVITMSPNSALRGAMGKRPLEVAAGDVTIGDPSIKGAQITQLAYGNFQTALLPRKALLRACPNAEDLIARSIPAANPITSMFLRYYDLAHAHADKLAPAELDAVSQHLFDLSVLMIGARGDVAEEAQLRGLAAARFQTLKSDILAQLDSPALSLTDLAAAHRISPRTIQLLFEQAGITYSGFVLEQRLLRAERLLRNPAMRTRKIIEIAHLAGFHDVSYFHRVFRRRFGQTPDDIRKLAGETN; encoded by the coding sequence ATGACCCAGCCACAACTCTCATTCGACGGCGATCCGAACGGTCCCGCCTATGAAAGATGGCGCGAGCAGTTTTGCCGTCAGGTGGCAAACGTCGATTTCGTGCCCGTCGGGGAAGGGCGCGTTCACCGGACTATTGCGCCGGCCATTCTTCCCCGCCTCAGACTCTCCGCCTCGTTCGGCACGCCGATGTCGTTCGTGTCATTGGGAACGAACGACGAATTGGTGATCACGATGTCACCCAATTCGGCGTTGCGCGGAGCCATGGGGAAACGCCCGCTCGAGGTCGCCGCCGGCGACGTCACGATCGGCGACCCTTCGATCAAGGGCGCGCAGATCACGCAACTGGCGTATGGTAATTTCCAGACCGCGCTGCTGCCGCGCAAGGCGCTGCTGCGCGCCTGCCCGAACGCCGAGGATTTGATCGCGCGGTCGATTCCCGCCGCCAATCCGATCACGTCGATGTTCCTGCGGTACTATGACCTCGCGCATGCGCATGCCGACAAGCTCGCACCCGCGGAGCTCGACGCAGTCTCGCAGCACCTGTTCGATCTCTCCGTGCTGATGATCGGGGCGCGCGGAGATGTCGCCGAAGAGGCGCAACTGCGCGGCCTTGCGGCAGCGCGCTTCCAAACCCTGAAATCAGACATTTTGGCGCAGCTCGACAGTCCAGCGCTGTCGCTCACCGATCTTGCAGCCGCGCACCGGATCAGCCCGCGCACCATCCAGTTGCTGTTCGAGCAGGCCGGCATCACCTATAGCGGCTTCGTGCTGGAGCAACGGCTGCTGCGCGCCGAGCGGCTGCTTCGAAATCCCGCCATGCGCACGCGCAAGATCATCGAGATCGCGCACCTCGCGGGATTCCACGACGTCTCCTACTTCCACCGCGTGTTTCGCCGCCGCTTCGGACAGACACCGGACGACATCAGGAAGCTGGCCGGCGAGACCAACTAG